From the Acinetobacter wanghuae genome, one window contains:
- a CDS encoding proline--tRNA ligase, with product MRASRFLFATLRETPNDAEVISHQLMLRAGMIRKLASGLYTWLPMGVRVLNKVEAIIREEMDRVGSLQVLMPVTQPASLWEESGRFVQYGPELLRFKDRHSNDFVLGPTHEEVITDLARNELKSYKQLPANFYQVQTKFRDEIRPRFGVMRSREFVMKDAYSFHIDQESLQKTYDDMYAAYCKIFTRLGLNFRPVQADTGSIGGSGSHEFHVLASSGEDDIAFSTESDYAANVEMAEAVLVGERAAPTQELKVVDTPNQKTIAEVSNFLGTDAAQSVKALLVQGVAEEGKDAPVVALFLRGDHELNEIKAEKHPLIAAPLAFATEEQLAKLGLTAGFVGPQGLVEKGVIVIVDRAASVLSDFVAGANIAHKHATGVNWERDAQFTEVYDLRNVVEGDPSPDGKGTLQIKRGIEVGHIFQLGQKYSEALGCKVLGKDGKPTVVTMGCYGIGVTRVVASAIEQNFDEKGIIWPTSITPFEVAIVPMNAHKSPRTVEAAESLYAELQAAGCDVLLDDRDERPGVKFSDLEITGIPHRIVIGEKGLDAGTFEYKGRRDAESVNISKAELLAKIAK from the coding sequence ATGCGCGCGAGTCGCTTTTTATTTGCAACGTTAAGAGAAACCCCAAACGATGCTGAAGTTATTTCTCATCAGCTCATGCTTCGTGCCGGTATGATTCGTAAATTGGCTTCAGGTTTATACACTTGGCTGCCGATGGGTGTACGCGTTTTAAATAAAGTTGAAGCGATTATTCGCGAAGAAATGGATCGTGTTGGCTCACTTCAAGTATTGATGCCTGTGACTCAGCCTGCATCACTATGGGAAGAATCAGGTCGTTTTGTGCAATATGGTCCTGAACTATTACGTTTTAAAGATCGTCACAGCAATGACTTTGTACTTGGCCCAACACACGAAGAAGTAATTACTGACCTTGCACGTAATGAGCTTAAAAGCTACAAGCAATTACCTGCAAACTTCTACCAAGTTCAAACTAAATTCCGTGATGAAATTCGTCCACGTTTTGGTGTGATGCGTTCACGTGAATTCGTAATGAAAGATGCGTATTCTTTCCATATCGATCAAGAATCTCTACAAAAAACCTATGACGATATGTATGCGGCGTACTGCAAAATCTTTACTCGTTTAGGTTTGAACTTCCGTCCTGTGCAAGCCGATACCGGTTCAATCGGTGGTTCAGGTTCACACGAATTCCACGTTTTAGCATCAAGCGGTGAAGATGATATTGCATTCTCAACTGAATCTGACTATGCAGCGAACGTTGAAATGGCAGAAGCAGTACTTGTAGGTGAGCGTGCAGCTCCAACACAAGAACTCAAAGTTGTAGATACGCCAAATCAAAAAACCATCGCAGAAGTTTCAAACTTCTTAGGGACAGATGCAGCTCAATCTGTTAAAGCACTCCTTGTACAAGGTGTTGCGGAAGAAGGTAAAGATGCTCCTGTCGTGGCGTTATTCTTACGTGGTGACCACGAACTCAATGAAATTAAAGCTGAAAAACATCCTTTAATTGCAGCGCCACTTGCATTTGCAACTGAAGAACAGCTTGCAAAGCTTGGCTTAACTGCAGGTTTCGTGGGTCCTCAAGGTCTTGTTGAAAAAGGTGTGATAGTAATTGTTGACCGTGCTGCATCTGTGCTTTCAGACTTTGTTGCCGGTGCAAATATTGCTCACAAACACGCAACCGGTGTCAACTGGGAACGTGATGCACAGTTCACTGAAGTTTACGACTTACGTAATGTGGTAGAAGGCGATCCTTCTCCAGATGGTAAAGGCACTCTACAAATTAAACGTGGTATTGAAGTCGGTCATATCTTCCAATTGGGGCAAAAATACTCTGAAGCTTTAGGCTGTAAAGTCTTGGGTAAAGATGGTAAACCAACTGTAGTCACTATGGGTTGTTACGGCATTGGTGTAACACGTGTGGTAGCGTCTGCCATTGAACAAAACTTTGACGAAAAAGGCATTATTTGGCCGACCTCGATTACACCGTTTGAAGTTGCGATTGTGCCAATGAATGCACACAAGTCACCACGTACTGTAGAAGCAGCAGAAAGCTTATATGCTGAACTTCAAGCTGCAGGTTGTGACGTGTTACTGGATGACCGTGATGAACGTCCAGGCGTAAAATTCTCTGACCTTGAAATTACGGGTATTCCACACCGTATTGTGATTGGTGAAAAAGGTTTGGATGCCGGTACGTTTGAATATAAAGGTCGCCGTGATGCTGAATCAGTCAATATTTCGAAAGCAGAATTATTGGCGAAAATTGCTAAATAA